In Arthrobacter sp. B3I4, the following proteins share a genomic window:
- the dhaL gene encoding dihydroxyacetone kinase subunit DhaL produces MGLDTDWAVRWLTLSAEAMAEHRVELIELDRPIGDSDHGENMDRGFKAVMAKLAETPPETPAAALKLTAMTLMSKVGGAAGPLYGTAFLRAATALGDATDIDAATLAAALQAARDGIVARGKAESGDKTMVDAWTPAVEAAAAAATDGDVHKLLAAAAEAAEAGAVSTDPMLARKGRASYLGERSIGHRDPGAVSSALILRAAVGAAG; encoded by the coding sequence GTGGGACTGGATACCGATTGGGCGGTGCGATGGCTGACGCTGTCCGCTGAGGCCATGGCCGAGCACCGGGTCGAACTCATCGAACTGGACCGGCCTATTGGAGACTCCGACCACGGCGAGAACATGGACCGCGGTTTCAAGGCGGTGATGGCCAAACTGGCGGAGACGCCCCCGGAAACGCCTGCTGCGGCGCTGAAGCTCACCGCCATGACCCTGATGTCGAAGGTCGGCGGAGCCGCCGGTCCGCTGTACGGGACTGCCTTCCTGCGTGCCGCCACGGCCCTCGGGGATGCGACCGACATCGACGCCGCCACGCTGGCCGCTGCCCTGCAGGCTGCCCGTGACGGCATCGTGGCGCGCGGCAAGGCCGAATCCGGTGACAAGACGATGGTGGACGCGTGGACTCCCGCAGTCGAGGCGGCCGCCGCGGCGGCCACCGACGGCGACGTCCACAAGCTCCTGGCTGCCGCCGCTGAGGCGGCCGAAGCCGGTGCGGTGTCCACCGACCCGATGCTCGCACGCAAGGGCCGCGCGAGTTACTTGGGGGAGCGCAGTATTGGCCACCGCGACCCCGGGGCCGTCTCCAGCGCCCTGATCCTGCGGGCAGCAGTGGGAGCGGCCGGGTGA
- a CDS encoding A/G-specific adenine glycosylase has translation MLVSEIMLQQTPVVRVLPVWEEWLRRWPAPADLAGEAPGEAVRSWGRLGYPRRALRLHAAAVVIAQQHGGEVPGSYPELLELPGVGSYTAAAVAAFAFGRRETVVDTNIRRVHARLVTGTALPAPALSAGEMQLAARLLPDDGAASVRWNAAVMELGALVCTARAPKCGDCPVRGACAWLAAGEPPPTYTPKGQAWHGTDRQVRGAVLAVLRLAEAPVAPELLGRAPADLGFEAEGIGVPLAALHRLNCAPEQLERAVAGLLSDGLAELHAGGLRLPG, from the coding sequence GTGCTGGTCAGCGAAATTATGCTGCAGCAGACACCCGTGGTCCGGGTACTGCCGGTATGGGAAGAGTGGTTGCGGCGCTGGCCTGCCCCCGCCGACCTCGCCGGTGAAGCGCCCGGCGAGGCGGTGCGGTCCTGGGGCCGGCTGGGGTATCCGCGCCGGGCACTCCGGCTGCATGCGGCCGCCGTCGTCATTGCCCAGCAGCACGGCGGCGAGGTTCCCGGCAGCTACCCGGAGCTGCTGGAGCTGCCCGGCGTGGGCAGCTACACGGCAGCCGCCGTCGCCGCCTTCGCTTTTGGCCGCAGGGAAACGGTGGTGGACACTAACATCCGCCGGGTCCACGCCCGGCTTGTTACCGGCACAGCGCTGCCGGCTCCCGCCCTGAGCGCCGGGGAGATGCAGCTGGCGGCCCGGCTGCTGCCCGACGACGGCGCGGCGTCCGTGCGCTGGAACGCCGCCGTGATGGAGCTCGGAGCCCTGGTTTGCACCGCCCGGGCGCCGAAGTGCGGCGACTGCCCTGTCCGCGGGGCCTGCGCCTGGCTCGCCGCAGGTGAACCGCCGCCAACCTATACGCCCAAGGGGCAGGCCTGGCATGGGACGGACCGGCAGGTCCGGGGCGCTGTGCTGGCCGTCCTGCGGCTGGCCGAGGCGCCGGTGGCCCCTGAACTGCTGGGACGCGCCCCGGCGGACCTGGGTTTCGAAGCGGAAGGTATCGGCGTCCCGCTCGCGGCGCTGCACCGGCTGAACTGTGCGCCGGAGCAGCTGGAACGCGCCGTCGCCGGGCTGCTCAGCGACGGGCTGGCCGAACTGCACGCCGGCGGACTGCGGCTGCCGGGTTGA
- a CDS encoding peptide chain release factor 3, protein MSQEVHSPARVHEIHKQAARRRTFAVISHPDAGKSTLTEALALHAKVIGTAGASSGKANRKETVSDWMQMEKDRGISISSAALQFAYRDTVINLLDTPGHADFSEDTYRVLAAVDCAVMLVDAAKGLETQTMKLFEVCKQRNLPIITVINKWDRPGLDALALMDEITERTGLQPMPLTWAVGISGDFRGVWDLRNDRFARFQRNNAGANIALTEYFTPEQAADSQGDDWSNAVDEAGLVIESNLAFDVEAFHAGKATPILFSSAALNFGVKEILDALVDFAPPAAPRPDVDGDARPVDAPFAGFVFKVQAGMNKAHRDHVAFIRVCSGVFERGMVVTQGRTGKSFATKYAQQVFGREREVIDEAFPGDVVGLVNASSLRVGDSLFLDQPVEFPAIPLFAPEHFQVARSKDPSRFKQFRRGIEQLEHEGVIQVLRSDIRGDQAPVLAAVGPMQFEVVEDRMAHDFSAPMRLERLPYSLARITTADAMPTLANVTGAEVLLRSDGEYLALFNDVWALRRIEKNHPDLTLVPIGTHNPAK, encoded by the coding sequence GTGTCCCAAGAAGTCCACAGCCCCGCCCGAGTCCACGAGATTCACAAGCAGGCGGCCCGGCGTCGGACCTTCGCAGTCATCTCCCACCCCGATGCCGGCAAATCCACTCTGACCGAGGCGCTTGCCCTGCACGCCAAGGTGATCGGCACTGCGGGCGCGTCCAGCGGCAAGGCGAACCGCAAGGAAACCGTCTCGGACTGGATGCAGATGGAAAAGGACCGCGGCATCTCGATCAGCTCCGCGGCCCTGCAGTTCGCCTACCGGGACACCGTGATCAACCTGCTTGACACCCCCGGCCACGCGGACTTCTCCGAGGACACCTACCGCGTGCTGGCCGCCGTCGACTGCGCCGTCATGCTCGTGGACGCGGCAAAGGGCCTGGAAACCCAGACCATGAAGCTCTTCGAGGTTTGCAAGCAGCGCAACCTGCCGATCATCACCGTCATCAACAAGTGGGACCGGCCCGGTCTGGACGCACTGGCGCTGATGGATGAGATCACTGAACGCACCGGCCTTCAGCCCATGCCCCTGACCTGGGCTGTGGGTATCTCCGGTGACTTCCGCGGCGTCTGGGACCTGCGCAACGACCGCTTCGCCCGGTTCCAGCGCAACAACGCCGGCGCCAACATCGCCCTCACCGAGTACTTCACCCCGGAGCAGGCCGCAGACAGCCAGGGCGATGACTGGTCCAACGCCGTGGACGAGGCCGGGCTTGTGATCGAATCCAACCTCGCCTTCGACGTCGAGGCGTTCCACGCGGGCAAGGCCACGCCGATCCTGTTCAGTTCCGCCGCGCTGAACTTCGGCGTGAAGGAAATCCTTGACGCCCTGGTGGACTTCGCCCCGCCCGCTGCCCCGCGGCCCGACGTCGACGGCGACGCCCGGCCGGTCGACGCCCCCTTCGCCGGGTTCGTCTTCAAGGTCCAGGCCGGCATGAACAAGGCACACCGCGACCACGTCGCGTTCATCCGGGTCTGTTCCGGCGTCTTTGAACGCGGCATGGTGGTCACCCAGGGCCGGACCGGCAAATCGTTTGCCACGAAGTACGCCCAGCAGGTTTTCGGCCGGGAACGCGAGGTGATCGATGAAGCCTTCCCGGGCGACGTCGTCGGACTCGTAAATGCCTCTTCGCTCCGCGTCGGGGACAGCCTGTTCCTGGACCAGCCGGTGGAATTTCCCGCCATCCCGCTTTTCGCCCCGGAACACTTCCAGGTGGCGCGCTCCAAGGACCCAAGCCGCTTCAAGCAGTTCCGCCGCGGCATCGAACAGCTCGAGCACGAGGGCGTCATCCAGGTGCTCCGCTCGGACATCCGTGGCGACCAGGCTCCCGTGCTGGCCGCCGTCGGACCCATGCAGTTCGAGGTCGTCGAGGACCGGATGGCACATGACTTCAGCGCCCCGATGAGGCTGGAGCGGCTGCCCTACTCGCTGGCCCGGATCACGACGGCGGACGCCATGCCGACGCTGGCCAACGTGACCGGCGCGGAGGTGCTGCTGCGCTCCGACGGCGAGTACCTCGCCTTGTTCAACGACGTCTGGGCGCTGCGCCGGATCGAGAAGAACCACCCGGACCTGACGCTCGTGCCGATCGGCACGCACAACCCGGCAAAGTAA
- a CDS encoding CdaR family transcriptional regulator yields MDAVPVGHPGHPSYDPPWLALPKEVSDVLRPQMPGIVEAIIEAVPQLVPAYARPIEGRFGRGLRRGVATALDRFLQLPGTTLPALSEESRQLVAGLGSGEFRQGRSLDALLSAYRMGARVTFREMSRASVEQQLGQNVVVDLGESILAYIDELSAVSVEAYAFEQSERAGAVDRRRTELLDLLLLGQADEAALRQMAALADWSLPQRMSVVTLPLGRASGLRLRLGHGTLVIERETDAVVLVPARASKSARKELDEALRGRGASVGPAGGWEKVPDSLRLAVLAASVLPRREGPDDPPIWADEHLAAVVLGAEPSAIAELAGRRLAPLEGLRPAQRERLAETLHSWLRHWGQRAPVAAELGIHPQTVGYRAAQLRELFGDALEDPVARFELELALHAGRR; encoded by the coding sequence ATGGACGCCGTCCCTGTTGGCCATCCCGGCCACCCTTCCTATGATCCCCCATGGCTCGCTCTTCCGAAAGAGGTCAGCGACGTGCTCCGGCCCCAGATGCCCGGCATCGTGGAGGCCATCATCGAGGCAGTGCCGCAGCTGGTTCCCGCCTACGCTCGGCCGATCGAGGGACGGTTCGGGCGCGGCCTCAGGCGCGGTGTGGCCACGGCGTTGGACCGGTTCCTGCAGTTGCCCGGAACCACTCTGCCGGCGCTTTCCGAGGAAAGCCGCCAGCTCGTGGCAGGGCTCGGCAGCGGCGAGTTCCGGCAGGGCCGGAGCCTGGACGCGCTGTTGAGCGCTTACCGGATGGGCGCCCGCGTGACGTTCCGCGAAATGTCCAGGGCCTCAGTGGAGCAGCAGCTGGGCCAGAACGTAGTGGTGGATCTGGGTGAATCCATCCTGGCGTACATCGACGAGCTGTCCGCCGTGAGCGTGGAAGCTTACGCCTTTGAGCAGTCCGAGCGTGCCGGGGCGGTGGACCGGCGTCGCACGGAGCTGCTGGACCTGCTGTTGCTGGGGCAGGCAGACGAGGCGGCACTGCGCCAGATGGCGGCCTTGGCGGACTGGTCGCTGCCCCAGCGCATGTCGGTGGTGACCCTTCCGCTGGGCCGGGCATCTGGTCTAAGGCTCCGGCTGGGCCACGGCACGCTGGTGATTGAAAGGGAGACCGACGCCGTGGTGCTGGTTCCGGCGCGCGCGTCCAAGTCAGCCCGCAAGGAGCTTGATGAGGCGCTCCGCGGCCGCGGGGCTTCCGTGGGCCCGGCTGGCGGCTGGGAGAAAGTTCCCGACTCGCTGCGGCTTGCCGTGCTGGCGGCTTCGGTCCTGCCGCGCCGGGAGGGCCCGGACGACCCGCCCATCTGGGCCGATGAGCACCTCGCGGCGGTGGTCCTCGGCGCCGAGCCCTCGGCCATCGCCGAGTTGGCCGGCCGGCGGCTTGCCCCGCTGGAGGGGCTCCGGCCGGCACAGCGGGAACGGCTGGCTGAAACCCTGCATTCCTGGCTGCGCCACTGGGGCCAGCGCGCACCGGTGGCCGCTGAGCTGGGGATCCACCCGCAGACCGTGGGCTACCGCGCGGCCCAGCTGCGCGAGCTGTTCGGGGACGCCCTTGAGGACCCGGTGGCGCGGTTCGAACTGGAACTGGCACTCCACGCCGGCCGACGCTGA
- a CDS encoding GAF domain-containing serine/threonine-protein kinase, translating to MTLSIEAGRLLSGRYRIDSLIGRGSQSTVYRAYDELLQRDVAVKLFRNDAENLEHTRRQGQEARILAGMSHHALVTLLDAGADLSDPDSRLTYLVMELVRGNDLRHRSIRGPLSAAHMAHIGYDLADGLSYIHHHGIVHRDIKPANILLVDYSNDDRRPRAKLTDFGVAAIMGRDRADDGGGTSGTPAYLSPEQASGEDGGPASDIYSLGLVLLEGLTGKMAYPGAPIQSAVARLLHDPKIPEELAPLWVALLSSMLSRDPAARPPAREVSLALRQEIINGAGRHRQNVAAPGIDEEGRLRAVERYRILDTPEDGTFDRIAALASRVFSVPVAIVSVVDHDRIWFKAHHGTDVTEIGRDPGLCASAILQDGPWVINDAVTDPRTLSNPLVAGEFGLQFYAGVPLRTPDGYNLGTFCILDREPREFSAEDARTLEDLAAIVMNDLEMRLQSRLAIAS from the coding sequence TTGACATTATCTATTGAAGCCGGCCGACTACTGAGCGGGCGGTACCGGATTGACTCCCTCATCGGCAGGGGAAGCCAATCAACTGTTTACCGCGCCTACGACGAACTGCTGCAGCGCGACGTCGCGGTCAAACTCTTCCGCAACGACGCGGAGAACCTGGAGCACACCCGCCGGCAGGGCCAGGAAGCGCGAATCCTCGCCGGGATGAGCCACCACGCTCTTGTGACGTTGCTTGACGCCGGCGCCGACTTGAGTGACCCGGATTCCCGGCTCACCTACTTGGTGATGGAACTCGTCCGCGGGAACGACCTGCGCCACCGGTCCATCCGGGGTCCGCTTTCCGCCGCGCACATGGCCCACATCGGCTATGACCTGGCGGACGGCCTTTCCTACATCCACCACCACGGAATCGTGCACCGGGACATCAAACCCGCGAACATCCTTCTTGTGGACTACAGCAATGATGACCGCCGCCCCCGGGCGAAGCTGACGGACTTCGGCGTTGCGGCCATCATGGGCCGCGACCGGGCCGACGACGGCGGCGGCACGTCCGGGACCCCGGCCTACCTCAGCCCCGAGCAGGCCAGCGGAGAAGACGGCGGACCGGCCAGCGACATTTACTCGCTCGGGCTCGTGCTGCTCGAAGGACTGACCGGCAAGATGGCCTACCCGGGCGCGCCGATCCAGTCCGCCGTGGCCCGGCTGCTGCACGACCCCAAGATTCCCGAGGAACTCGCGCCGCTGTGGGTGGCGCTGCTGTCCTCCATGCTGTCCCGCGACCCGGCCGCGCGGCCGCCTGCCCGGGAAGTGTCCCTGGCCCTGCGGCAGGAAATCATCAACGGCGCCGGCCGCCACCGGCAGAACGTGGCTGCACCGGGAATCGATGAGGAGGGCCGGTTGCGTGCCGTCGAGCGGTACCGGATCCTGGACACCCCCGAGGACGGCACCTTTGACCGGATCGCCGCACTGGCGTCCCGGGTGTTCTCCGTTCCGGTGGCCATTGTCAGCGTCGTGGACCATGACCGGATCTGGTTTAAGGCCCATCACGGCACGGACGTGACCGAGATCGGCAGGGATCCGGGGCTGTGCGCCTCGGCGATCCTGCAGGACGGGCCCTGGGTCATCAACGACGCCGTGACGGACCCCCGCACGCTGTCCAACCCGCTCGTGGCCGGGGAGTTCGGCCTGCAGTTCTATGCCGGGGTTCCGCTGCGCACGCCGGACGGCTACAACCTGGGCACGTTCTGCATCCTGGACCGGGAACCGCGGGAGTTCTCCGCGGAGGACGCGCGAACGCTTGAGGATCTGGCCGCAATTGTTATGAACGATCTCGAAATGCGGCTGCAAAGCCGGCTTGCCATCGCCAGTTAG
- the dhaM gene encoding dihydroxyacetone kinase phosphoryl donor subunit DhaM, whose amino-acid sequence MTVRLVVVSHSAKIADGAVELAAQMAPDVMIIPAGGTDDGRIGTSLEKVLAALEQAAGGSGVVVLTDLGSAVMTAESAVEFAADPGSVHLADAPLIEGLVAAAVSAQTGAGAETVKEAAEAVYRPPEHRHAEHEHQQPPEAQGDFELVNEAGMHARPAAKIAGALAGMDADVTVNGADGESMTELMMLGAGKGTILHVEASGPDAGKALEYLGDLIKAGFGEP is encoded by the coding sequence GTGACGGTCCGGCTGGTTGTCGTTTCACACAGCGCAAAGATCGCCGACGGCGCTGTCGAACTCGCCGCGCAGATGGCTCCTGACGTGATGATCATCCCCGCGGGCGGAACCGACGACGGGCGGATCGGAACCAGCCTGGAAAAAGTGCTGGCGGCGCTGGAGCAGGCGGCCGGCGGCAGCGGAGTGGTGGTGCTGACCGACCTCGGCTCCGCCGTGATGACGGCCGAGTCCGCAGTGGAGTTCGCCGCGGACCCCGGATCGGTCCACCTGGCCGACGCGCCGCTCATCGAGGGCCTGGTTGCCGCTGCTGTCTCTGCCCAGACGGGGGCCGGGGCCGAGACCGTCAAGGAGGCGGCCGAAGCCGTCTACCGCCCGCCGGAGCATCGCCACGCCGAGCACGAGCACCAGCAGCCGCCGGAGGCGCAAGGCGACTTTGAACTCGTGAACGAGGCCGGCATGCACGCACGCCCCGCGGCGAAGATCGCCGGCGCCCTGGCCGGGATGGACGCCGATGTCACGGTGAACGGCGCTGATGGCGAGTCAATGACGGAGCTCATGATGCTTGGCGCCGGCAAGGGGACGATATTGCACGTCGAAGCCAGCGGCCCGGACGCGGGCAAGGCTTTGGAATATCTGGGCGACCTGATCAAGGCCGGGTTCGGGGAACCCTAG
- a CDS encoding amino-acid N-acetyltransferase, protein MTETIRIRPARTGDVPVIKTLVAPLAEQRILMAKETVAYYESLQEFRIAETDGGEVVGCGALHVMWEDLAEVRTLATSEAWRGRGVGHQLVEHLLEDAKALGISRVFCLTFEVEFFKKHGFDVMADQTAVDPVVYSELLRSHDEGVAEFLDLARVKPNTLGNTRMIREL, encoded by the coding sequence GTGACTGAGACGATCCGCATCCGCCCTGCCCGTACCGGTGACGTCCCGGTGATTAAGACCCTGGTGGCGCCGCTGGCCGAACAGCGGATCCTGATGGCCAAGGAAACCGTGGCGTACTACGAGAGCCTGCAGGAGTTCCGGATCGCCGAGACCGACGGCGGCGAGGTGGTCGGCTGCGGGGCTTTGCACGTGATGTGGGAGGACCTGGCCGAAGTCCGCACCCTGGCCACCTCGGAGGCCTGGCGCGGCAGGGGAGTCGGTCACCAGTTGGTGGAGCACTTGCTGGAAGACGCGAAAGCGCTCGGCATCTCCCGCGTCTTCTGCCTCACCTTCGAAGTCGAGTTCTTCAAAAAGCACGGCTTCGATGTGATGGCGGACCAGACGGCGGTCGACCCCGTGGTGTATTCGGAACTGCTCCGCTCGCACGACGAAGGCGTCGCGGAATTCTTGGACCTCGCGCGGGTTAAACCCAACACCCTCGGCAACACCCGGATGATCCGAGAGCTGTAA
- the disA gene encoding DNA integrity scanning diadenylate cyclase DisA, producing MARSPEDALKATLARVAPGTALRDGLERILRGRTGALIVLGMDRTIEAICSGGFEIGIDFSPTRLRELAKMDGAIVCDRDASNILRAGVQLVPDSSIETQETGTRHRTAERVAIQTGVPVISVSQSMQIIALYVNGLRHVLEGSEKVLARANQALATLERYRSRLDQVTSSLSALEIEAMVTVRDVAVTLQRQEMVRRISEEISQYVLELGEDGRLLSLQLDELTVGRGPGSDVIIRDYSSPHASADDIDKAVKALVSLGPTELIDLGKIAGIVGFSGGEANLDAVVQPRGYRLLSGLKAVPRAVADRLVDHFGGLQFLMAATIDDLMTVDGIGDQRARTVREGLSRMAEASLLDRFL from the coding sequence ATGGCTCGGAGCCCCGAAGATGCACTCAAGGCGACTCTGGCCAGGGTGGCACCCGGGACGGCCCTGCGCGACGGACTGGAACGCATCCTGCGCGGGCGCACCGGAGCGCTGATCGTGCTGGGCATGGACCGGACCATCGAAGCCATCTGCTCAGGCGGCTTCGAAATCGGCATCGACTTCTCCCCCACCCGGCTGCGCGAACTCGCCAAAATGGACGGCGCCATTGTCTGTGACAGAGACGCCAGCAACATCCTGCGCGCTGGCGTCCAGCTGGTGCCCGATTCCAGCATCGAGACCCAGGAGACGGGGACCCGGCACCGGACGGCCGAACGTGTTGCCATCCAGACCGGTGTGCCGGTCATCTCGGTGAGCCAGTCGATGCAGATCATCGCACTGTACGTCAACGGACTGCGCCACGTCCTGGAGGGATCCGAGAAGGTCCTCGCGAGGGCCAACCAGGCCCTCGCCACCCTTGAGCGCTACCGTTCACGCCTGGACCAGGTCACCAGCTCACTCTCGGCCCTGGAGATCGAGGCCATGGTGACGGTCCGCGACGTGGCCGTGACGCTGCAACGACAGGAAATGGTGCGCCGGATCTCCGAAGAGATCTCGCAGTATGTGCTGGAACTTGGCGAAGACGGCCGACTGCTCTCGCTGCAGTTGGACGAGCTCACGGTCGGCCGGGGACCGGGCAGCGACGTAATCATCCGCGACTACTCCAGCCCGCATGCCTCCGCCGATGACATCGACAAGGCTGTCAAGGCCCTCGTCAGCCTGGGCCCCACCGAGCTGATCGACCTGGGCAAGATCGCCGGAATCGTCGGCTTCTCCGGCGGGGAGGCGAACCTCGACGCCGTCGTCCAGCCGCGCGGCTATCGCCTGCTCTCCGGCCTCAAGGCCGTCCCCCGGGCGGTCGCCGACCGCCTGGTGGACCACTTCGGCGGCCTGCAGTTCCTGATGGCGGCCACCATCGACGATCTCATGACCGTCGACGGCATCGGCGACCAGCGCGCCCGCACAGTCCGGGAAGGCCTGAGCCGGATGGCCGAGGCCAGCCTGCTGGACCGGTTCCTCTAG
- the dhaK gene encoding dihydroxyacetone kinase subunit DhaK, with product MKKLINDPKAVVDESVEGFGLAHADLVTVHPDPKYIVRRDAPVAGKVGLVSGGGSGHEPLHGGYVGMGMLDAAVPGAVFTSPTPDQILPATLAVNSGAGVVHIVKNYTGDVLNFETAAELAQAEGVEVRTVLVNDDVAVQDSLYTAGRRGVGGTVLVEKIAGAAAERGDSLDAVAAIGDRVNQNVRSMGVALTACTVPHAGVPSFELEENEIEIGIGIHGEPGRHKIAMEGADGITDRLLEPVVSDLGLASGDKVLLFVNGMGGTPLSELYIVYRRAVQKLEEQGFTVARSLVGNYITSLEMQGCSITVLRLDDEMTELWDAPVHTPALRWGV from the coding sequence ATGAAGAAACTCATCAATGATCCCAAAGCCGTGGTCGACGAGTCAGTGGAGGGGTTCGGGCTTGCACACGCCGACCTCGTGACCGTCCACCCGGATCCCAAATACATCGTCCGCAGGGACGCGCCGGTGGCGGGCAAGGTCGGCCTTGTCTCCGGCGGCGGCAGCGGTCACGAGCCACTCCATGGCGGCTACGTCGGCATGGGCATGCTCGACGCAGCGGTACCCGGCGCGGTGTTCACCTCGCCCACCCCCGACCAGATCCTGCCCGCCACCCTCGCCGTGAACTCCGGAGCCGGCGTCGTGCACATCGTTAAGAACTACACCGGCGACGTGTTGAACTTCGAGACCGCCGCCGAGCTGGCCCAGGCCGAGGGGGTGGAGGTCCGCACGGTGCTGGTCAACGACGACGTCGCCGTCCAGGACTCGCTCTACACAGCCGGCCGGCGGGGCGTGGGCGGGACCGTCCTGGTGGAGAAGATCGCCGGGGCGGCTGCCGAACGCGGCGACAGCCTCGACGCCGTCGCTGCTATCGGCGACCGGGTGAACCAAAACGTGCGCAGCATGGGTGTCGCCCTGACCGCCTGCACCGTCCCGCACGCGGGGGTCCCCAGCTTCGAACTCGAGGAAAATGAGATCGAGATCGGCATCGGCATCCACGGCGAACCGGGCCGGCACAAGATCGCCATGGAAGGCGCCGACGGCATCACCGACCGGCTGCTGGAGCCGGTCGTCAGCGACCTCGGGCTGGCCTCGGGGGACAAGGTTCTCCTGTTCGTCAACGGCATGGGCGGCACCCCGCTAAGCGAGCTGTACATCGTGTACCGCCGGGCCGTGCAGAAACTGGAAGAGCAAGGTTTCACGGTGGCCCGCTCGCTGGTGGGCAATTACATCACCTCTCTGGAGATGCAGGGCTGCTCGATCACTGTCCTGCGGCTCGACGACGAGATGACCGAACTCTGGGACGCGCCCGTCCACACCCCGGCCCTCCGCTGGGGCGTCTGA